The following coding sequences are from one Eucalyptus grandis isolate ANBG69807.140 chromosome 11, ASM1654582v1, whole genome shotgun sequence window:
- the LOC104425860 gene encoding pentatricopeptide repeat-containing protein At1g73400, mitochondrial, which yields MRRLCRYGRCCRNLAREYNPSPPPALPGAGPPIANPESSRRILPGLSAPRWCLDESPFPPRRPAAAAGVAVRLFCTDVVSSGRPEDVRGVEDGGLDSDADKVYKIVMDHSCAYHDMEKALDQAGIGLTTALVVGVLHRLRYEEKIAFRFFTLAGHREDYEHEPPVYNAMMDILSSTKYKAKQFRIVCDLLDYMKRKEKKRVPMEVLLRILREYTEKYLTHLQKFAKKKRIRVKTQPEINAFNLLLDSLCKCSLVKDAEELFERVKNKVKPDSNTYSILFFGWCRVRNPTRGMKVLEEMIQMGLTPDNFTYNTAIDAFCKAGMVTEAAELFEFMRTKGSTMSSPTAKTYAIMIAALVQNDQLDECFKLLGHMINSGCLPDVSTYKEFIEGMCKAGKVEEAYKFLEEMGNKGYPPDIVTYNCFLRVLCDNKTVDEAIRLYRKMIEVQCMPSVQTYNMLISMFFQMGDPEGAYETWHEMDERGCAQDADTYCVMIEGLFDCNMVEEARFLLDTVINKGLKLPYRKFDSFLMKLSVTGDLQAIHRLSEHMRQFYNPAMARRLALNEKRKSVRLRGK from the coding sequence ATGAGGAGGCTTTGTAGGTACGGCCGCTGCTGTCGCAATCTCGCTCGGGAGTACAATCCATCTCCGCCTCCTGCGTTGCCCGGTGCCGGACCTCCGATTGCGAATCCTGAATCCTCGCGGCGGATATTGCCGGGGCTGTCCGCGCCTCGCTGGTGTCTCGACGAATCCCCGTTTCCCCCGCGCCGCCCTGCTGCCGCGGCCGGCGTCGCCGTGCGGTTGTTCTGCACGGACGTCGTCTCGTCGGGGCGGCCCGAAGACGTCCGTGGCGTGGAGGACGGGGGTTTAGATAGCGATGCCGATAAGGTGTATAAAATCGTGATGGATCATTCTTGTGCGTATCATGACATGGAGAAAGCCTTGGACCAGGCCGGCATTGGCCTGACCACCGCTTTGGTCGTCGGCGTGCTTCACCGGCTTCGATACGAGGAGAAGATAGCGTTCCGTTTCTTCACGTTGGCGGGGCACCGGGAAGATTACGAGCACGAGCCTCCGGTTTATAACGCGATGATGGACATACTGTCCAGTACGAAGTACAAGGCGAAGCAGTTTCGAATTGTCTGCGACCTGTTGGATTAcatgaagaggaaggagaagaagagagtcCCTATGGAAGTTCTTCTGAGGATATTGAGGGAGTACACGGAGAAGTATTTGACACATCTTCAGAAATTCGCTAAGAAGAAGAGGATTCGGGTGAAGACCCAGCCGGAGATAAATGCCTTTAACTTGCTATTGGATTCCTTGTGCAAGTGCAGTTTGGTTAAGGATGCCGAAGAACTGTTTGAGAGAGTGAAGAATAAGGTTAAACCCGATTCTAATACTTACAGCATATTGTTCTTTGGTTGGTGCAGAGTAAGAAATCCGACTAGAGGAATGAAGGTTCTGGAAGAGATGATCCAAATGGGTCTCACGCCTGATAATTTCACTTACAATACTGCGATCGATGCTTTTTGTAAAGCAGGGATGGTAACCGAGGCAGCTGAACTGTTTGAGTTTATGCGAACCAAAGGCTCCACCATGTCTTCTCCCACTGCGAAGACCTACGCGATCATGATTGCGGCTTTGGTTCAGAATGATCAACTGGACGAGTGCTTTAAACTCCTGGGACATATGATAAACAGTGGTTGCCTTCCTGATGTTTCAACCTACAAGGAGTTTATTGAAGGGATGTGTAAGGCTGGGAAGGTTGAGGAAGCTTATAAGTTCCTGGAAGAGATGGGAAACAAAGGTTATCCCCCTGACATTGTCACCTATAACTGCTTCTTGAGGGTTCTTTGTGACAACAAAACGGTGGATGAAGCGATTAGGCTTTATAGGAAAATGATTGAGGTCCAGTGCATGCCCAGCGTACAAACCTACAATATGCTGATCTCAATGTTCTTTCAGATGGGTGATCCTGAAGGGGCATATGAGACATGGCATGAGATGGATGAGAGGGGCTGTGCACAGGATGCAGATACATACTGTGTGATGATTGAAGGGCTTTTTGACTGCAATATGGTGGAAGAAGCACGATTTCTTCTGGACACAGTCATAAATAAAGGTTTGAAATTGCCATATCGAAAGTTTGACTCTTTTCTGATGAAGCTATCAGTAACTGGTGATCTTCAAGCCATTCATAGACTTTCAGAGCATATGAGGCAGTTTTACAATCCTGCTATGGCCAGACGACTTGCGCTAaacgaaaagaggaaaagcgtGAGGTTGAGAGGAAAGTGA